A window of Clostridium botulinum BKT015925 contains these coding sequences:
- the aroD gene encoding type I 3-dehydroquinate dehydratase has product MATVKIRKVILGEGIPKICVPLIGKNIEELEREAKALNDVELDLVEIRADFFEDIYDISKVKNAVYRIRNILKDTPILFTFRSYREGGEREVSDEFYFKLNTEVSKMGLIDAIDIELFSEKILELVKIAHSNKIKVIMSNHDFDKTPKKEEIISRLLKMQELGADVTKIAVMPKCSSDVLELLKATDDMKVRYADRPFITMSMNGQGIVSRISGEIFGSAVTFGAIKKVSAPGQLNVKELKEILEIIHKQLK; this is encoded by the coding sequence ATGGCAACTGTGAAAATAAGAAAAGTTATATTAGGAGAAGGTATTCCAAAGATATGTGTTCCTTTGATTGGAAAAAATATTGAAGAATTAGAACGAGAAGCTAAAGCTCTTAATGATGTAGAGCTTGATTTAGTTGAAATTCGTGCCGATTTTTTTGAAGATATATATGATATTTCAAAAGTTAAGAATGCAGTTTATAGAATTAGGAATATACTTAAAGATACGCCTATATTATTTACATTTAGAAGTTATCGCGAAGGTGGAGAACGAGAGGTAAGTGATGAATTTTACTTTAAACTTAATACAGAAGTTTCTAAGATGGGACTTATAGATGCTATAGATATAGAGTTATTTAGTGAAAAAATATTAGAATTAGTAAAAATAGCTCATAGCAATAAAATTAAAGTAATTATGTCTAATCATGATTTTGATAAGACGCCTAAAAAGGAAGAAATTATATCGCGATTATTAAAAATGCAGGAACTTGGAGCAGATGTAACTAAAATTGCTGTAATGCCAAAATGTTCATCAGATGTATTAGAACTTCTTAAGGCAACAGATGATATGAAGGTAAGGTATGCAGATCGTCCATTTATTACTATGTCTATGAATGGACAGGGGATAGTAAGTCGTATATCAGGTGAAATTTTTGGTTCAGCAGTAACTTTTGGAGCTATAAAAAAAGTTTCGGCACCGGGGCAATTAAATGTGAAAGAACTTAAAGAAATTTTAGAAATAATACATAAACAATTGAAGTAA
- the brnQ gene encoding branched-chain amino acid transport system II carrier protein — MNNLSKKNLVLISLMLFSLFFGAGNLIFPPFLGQAAGGNTWIAMGGFFITAVGFPILGVIAVAKSGGLHELSKKVHGTFAIIFTVLIYLSIGPCLGIPRAGSLPFEMAVAPFLPKGFISNTLALFLYTLVFFLVAYWLCLTPSKLVNRMGKVLTPTLLTLITSIFVASLFKPLGGYGEATVAYVTSPLVKGFLDGYLTMDTIAALNFGIVISLAVKEKGVKGKKAIVSNSIKAGLIAGTLLIFIYSMLAHLGATSGGRFGQTANGAQTLANIMLYIFGKPGVVLLAVTFTLACLTTCVGLITSCSQYFTTILPRVKYITFVRGLALSSMILANMGLTKILAVSVPVLDAIYPVAIVLIVLSMVDVLFGESSVVYVSTIAFTSIVSVLHALSGAGLKFGALEQLCNSLPLYSQGLGWVVPSAVGFILGLVLKVIKARATQKTLDMNDIR, encoded by the coding sequence ATGAATAATTTATCAAAAAAGAATTTAGTACTTATAAGTTTAATGTTATTTTCATTGTTTTTTGGGGCAGGTAATTTAATATTTCCACCATTTTTAGGTCAAGCAGCAGGGGGAAATACGTGGATAGCTATGGGAGGGTTTTTTATTACAGCAGTGGGTTTCCCAATACTTGGGGTAATAGCTGTGGCAAAATCAGGTGGACTTCATGAACTGTCAAAAAAAGTTCATGGTACTTTTGCAATTATATTTACTGTTTTAATATATCTTTCAATAGGTCCATGTCTTGGAATACCTAGAGCAGGAAGCTTACCTTTTGAAATGGCAGTAGCACCTTTTTTACCAAAGGGATTTATATCAAATACATTAGCATTATTTTTATATACACTTGTATTTTTTTTAGTGGCATATTGGCTATGCTTAACACCATCAAAGCTTGTAAATCGTATGGGAAAAGTACTAACACCTACATTATTGACATTAATAACTAGTATCTTTGTAGCAAGTTTGTTTAAACCATTAGGCGGGTATGGAGAAGCTACAGTAGCATATGTAACGTCTCCTCTTGTTAAAGGATTTTTAGATGGATATTTAACAATGGATACAATAGCAGCTTTAAACTTTGGAATAGTAATATCTTTAGCTGTAAAAGAAAAAGGGGTTAAGGGTAAAAAAGCTATAGTTTCAAATTCTATAAAAGCAGGATTAATAGCAGGAACTTTATTAATATTTATTTATTCTATGCTTGCACATTTAGGAGCAACAAGTGGAGGAAGATTTGGCCAAACAGCTAATGGAGCTCAAACATTGGCAAATATAATGTTATATATCTTTGGAAAACCAGGGGTGGTATTATTAGCAGTAACATTTACTCTTGCTTGTTTAACAACTTGTGTTGGATTAATTACTTCATGTAGTCAATACTTTACAACTATACTTCCAAGAGTTAAATATATAACTTTTGTAAGGGGGCTTGCACTTTCAAGTATGATTCTTGCAAATATGGGACTTACAAAAATACTTGCAGTATCTGTACCTGTATTAGATGCTATCTATCCTGTAGCTATAGTACTTATAGTACTTTCTATGGTAGATGTACTGTTTGGGGAAAGTTCTGTTGTTTATGTTTCTACAATAGCATTTACTAGTATTGTAAGTGTATTACATGCACTAAGTGGTGCGGGATTAAAGTTTGGAGCTCTAGAACAATTATGTAACAGTTTACCGCTTTATTCTCAAGGACTTGGATGGGTTGTACCTTCAGCAGTAGGATTTATACTTGGATTAGTCTTAAAAGTAATTAAAGCTAGAGCAACTCAAAAAACATTAGATATGAATGATATTAGGTAG
- a CDS encoding response regulator transcription factor, whose protein sequence is MNKIMIIEDANTIREELKTFLIRYGYEVEAPCKFNNIIEYIKTNIPDLILLDINLPEFDGYYICREIRKQLNVPIVIVTSRDSDMDELMSINLGADDFITKPYNTEILLARIGAILKRVYGNSMNQDILNYEGLKLNLSNGTITYNENELEITKNEIKILSFLIKNKGNIVSRESLMDYLWSTDFFVDDNTLSVNITRLRKKLECLGLKNVIETRRGLGYIMP, encoded by the coding sequence ATGAACAAAATTATGATAATAGAAGATGCTAATACAATAAGAGAAGAACTTAAAACTTTTTTAATTAGATATGGATATGAAGTAGAGGCTCCATGTAAATTTAATAATATTATTGAATATATTAAAACGAATATTCCTGATTTAATATTATTGGACATTAATTTACCTGAGTTTGATGGATATTATATATGCAGAGAAATTAGAAAACAACTAAATGTTCCGATAGTAATAGTTACAAGTAGGGATAGTGATATGGATGAACTTATGAGCATAAATTTAGGAGCGGATGATTTTATAACTAAACCATATAATACTGAAATTTTATTAGCACGTATTGGAGCTATTTTAAAAAGAGTGTATGGAAATTCTATGAATCAAGATATTTTAAATTATGAAGGATTAAAGCTAAACTTATCAAATGGAACTATAACTTATAATGAAAATGAATTAGAAATAACTAAAAATGAAATTAAAATACTTTCATTTCTCATAAAAAATAAGGGAAATATTGTATCAAGAGAATCATTGATGGATTATCTATGGAGTACCGATTTTTTTGTAGATGATAATACTTTATCTGTTAATATAACAAGATTAAGAAAAAAACTTGAGTGTTTAGGACTAAAGAATGTTATAGAAACTAGAAGAGGGTTAGGTTATATAATGCCATGA
- a CDS encoding ABC transporter ATP-binding protein yields the protein MQNILQVEKIEKYYGNKENVTKAIDNISFTINKGEFVGIMGPSGSGKTTLLNCISTIDNVSTGHIFINNNDITKLKSKKLEKFRRDELGFIFQDFNLLDTLTAYENIALALTIQGRKAKEIDELINKVSEKLGIKQVLDKFPYQISGGQKQRVASARAIVTDPSLILADEPTGALDSKSSRLLLDSFEKLNKDLGATILMVTHDSFTASYAHRILFIKDGKIFNELVRGNDSRKEFFNKIIEVVTLLGGDASDVF from the coding sequence TTGCAAAATATATTACAGGTTGAAAAAATAGAAAAATATTATGGCAATAAAGAAAATGTAACGAAGGCTATTGATAATATAAGTTTTACTATAAATAAGGGGGAGTTTGTTGGTATAATGGGTCCATCGGGAAGTGGAAAAACTACATTACTTAATTGTATTTCTACTATAGATAATGTTTCAACAGGACATATTTTTATTAATAATAATGACATTACAAAATTAAAGTCAAAAAAATTAGAGAAATTTAGAAGAGATGAACTAGGATTTATTTTTCAGGATTTTAATTTATTAGATACCTTAACTGCATATGAAAATATAGCTTTAGCATTAACAATACAAGGAAGAAAAGCTAAAGAAATAGATGAGTTAATAAATAAAGTATCCGAGAAGCTTGGAATAAAGCAAGTGTTAGATAAGTTTCCATATCAAATATCTGGAGGACAAAAACAAAGGGTAGCATCTGCAAGAGCAATAGTTACGGATCCTTCACTAATATTAGCAGATGAACCTACGGGAGCATTAGATTCTAAATCTTCAAGACTACTTTTAGATTCATTTGAAAAATTAAATAAGGATTTAGGAGCTACTATATTAATGGTAACTCATGATTCTTTTACAGCAAGCTATGCACATAGAATTCTTTTTATAAAGGACGGTAAAATATTTAATGAATTAGTAAGAGGAAATGATTCAAGAAAAGAATTTTTTAATAAAATTATAGAAGTTGTTACACTTCTTGGAGGTGATGCTAGCGATGTATTTTAA
- a CDS encoding phosphoribosylanthranilate isomerase, whose amino-acid sequence MIKQIYSIRKFDEAVETMEAGANNIGLVPMQNAGVPAHRVPLDVVEQIFREARKRGVTCVSIALSNIPDEIIQIAKESRPDILHVSGDQYAATEEFASEFRRQCPGIKLMQAVSVRGKESIDEAISYSKYVDYIILDTGLASDTGIGASGKTHDWNVSEAIVNAVNVPVILAGGLGVDNVEAAIRKVKPYGVDSLTKTSIMGENGNMRKNIPKVKEFCEIAERVGNELGL is encoded by the coding sequence ATGATTAAACAGATATATTCTATTAGAAAATTTGATGAAGCAGTTGAAACAATGGAGGCTGGTGCTAATAATATTGGTTTAGTTCCAATGCAAAATGCAGGAGTCCCTGCTCATCGTGTACCACTTGATGTGGTAGAACAAATTTTTAGAGAAGCAAGAAAAAGAGGTGTGACTTGTGTATCTATAGCATTGTCTAATATTCCAGATGAAATTATTCAAATTGCAAAAGAAAGTAGGCCAGATATCCTTCATGTTAGTGGGGATCAATATGCTGCTACTGAAGAGTTTGCATCTGAATTTCGTAGACAATGTCCTGGTATAAAGTTAATGCAGGCTGTTTCGGTTAGAGGAAAAGAATCTATTGATGAAGCTATTTCATATTCAAAATATGTTGACTATATAATTTTAGATACAGGACTTGCATCAGATACTGGTATTGGTGCATCAGGAAAAACTCATGATTGGAATGTATCTGAGGCAATTGTAAATGCAGTTAATGTTCCAGTAATTCTTGCAGGAGGACTTGGGGTAGATAATGTAGAGGCTGCTATTCGTAAAGTTAAACCGTATGGCGTTGATTCTTTAACTAAAACTTCAATTATGGGTGAAAATGGGAATATGAGAAAGAACATACCTAAAGTAAAAGAATTTTGCGAAATCGCAGAGCGTGTTGGAAATGAATTGGGATTATAG
- a CDS encoding PfkB family carbohydrate kinase produces MTEREKEILSWIKENPMISQQEIANRAHITRSSVAVHISNLIKKGEILGRGYVLQEESFVTVIGAVNVDIIATSDSILIDDDSNPGKVDISYGGAGRNIAENISRLGVKVELITVLGDDVHAQEIEKNCRTLGIGLKHTMVIPGENTSTYICINDKEENRKLAISDMEIYSKITPEYLSTKLEIINRSSLILIDANLSEKAIDFLCENCCVPIFVDAVSTKKAVKLKNIFSSIYSINLNRMEAEILSGIKIINYDDLKKCSDILIKYGIKNVFISLGKDGVYYANYEENKKMPYYSSNIINNIGCGNAFISGIAFGYINGYSIERMTKAGLAATALCTEVKGAINGRISVENINNIIKD; encoded by the coding sequence ATGACAGAAAGAGAAAAAGAAATTTTAAGTTGGATTAAAGAAAATCCAATGATTTCACAACAAGAGATTGCAAATAGAGCCCATATTACACGTTCTTCTGTAGCCGTGCATATATCAAATCTTATAAAAAAAGGTGAAATTTTGGGAAGAGGATATGTTCTTCAAGAAGAATCTTTTGTAACTGTTATTGGAGCAGTTAATGTAGATATAATTGCTACATCAGATAGTATTTTGATAGATGATGATTCCAACCCAGGAAAAGTTGATATTTCTTATGGAGGTGCTGGACGAAATATTGCAGAGAATATTAGTAGACTAGGAGTTAAAGTTGAATTGATTACTGTTCTTGGAGATGACGTTCATGCACAGGAGATTGAAAAAAACTGTAGGACACTTGGAATAGGTTTAAAACATACAATGGTGATTCCAGGAGAAAATACATCTACGTATATTTGTATTAATGATAAAGAGGAAAATAGAAAATTAGCAATTTCAGATATGGAAATTTACTCCAAAATAACTCCAGAATATCTTAGTACTAAACTTGAGATAATTAATCGTTCTAGTTTAATATTAATAGATGCTAATTTATCTGAAAAGGCCATAGATTTTTTATGTGAAAATTGTTGCGTACCCATTTTTGTAGATGCGGTTTCAACAAAAAAGGCGGTAAAACTTAAAAACATATTTTCATCAATATATTCTATTAATTTAAATCGTATGGAGGCAGAGATTTTAAGTGGTATTAAAATTATAAATTATGATGATTTAAAAAAGTGTTCAGATATATTAATTAAGTATGGAATTAAAAACGTATTTATATCATTAGGAAAAGACGGGGTTTATTATGCAAATTATGAAGAAAACAAAAAAATGCCTTATTATTCTTCAAATATTATTAATAATATAGGATGTGGTAATGCTTTTATATCTGGTATTGCTTTTGGATACATTAATGGATATTCAATAGAAAGAATGACAAAAGCAGGATTGGCTGCAACGGCTTTATGCACAGAAGTTAAAGGGGCTATTAATGGTCGAATTTCTGTTGAAAATATTAATAATATCATAAAAGATTAA
- a CDS encoding GNAT family N-acetyltransferase: MSELIYREVKKDDYERIKFLINEAWKFEKFTSNLNVKDKSLEIYLRTCLLEKNYTQVVEQNGEVIGLIFGKTNNGYNFLKNIKNIPSMIVSVIQLIFENKKDRKNMREYSKVQKAYKQLLKEYSGKFDGEVVLFVVGKECRGKGIGKRLMNNFLDFCKRKEQRKIYLFTDTQCNYGFYDNNGFKRIGEKDVSINNSDGEIEMGVFLYSYDI; encoded by the coding sequence ATGAGTGAATTAATTTATAGGGAAGTTAAGAAAGATGATTATGAAAGAATAAAATTTCTTATTAATGAAGCATGGAAATTTGAAAAATTTACTTCAAATTTAAATGTAAAAGACAAATCTTTAGAAATATATTTAAGAACATGCTTGTTAGAAAAAAACTATACACAAGTTGTTGAACAAAATGGAGAAGTTATTGGTCTTATTTTTGGAAAAACAAACAATGGATATAATTTTTTGAAAAATATAAAGAATATACCATCAATGATTGTATCTGTTATTCAACTTATATTTGAGAATAAGAAAGATAGAAAAAATATGAGAGAATATTCTAAGGTCCAAAAAGCATATAAGCAATTACTTAAAGAATATAGTGGGAAATTTGATGGGGAAGTTGTACTTTTTGTTGTTGGTAAAGAGTGTCGTGGTAAGGGAATAGGTAAAAGGCTTATGAATAATTTTTTGGATTTTTGCAAAAGAAAAGAACAAAGAAAAATATATTTATTTACAGATACTCAATGTAATTATGGATTCTATGATAATAATGGGTTTAAAAGAATCGGAGAAAAAGATGTTAGTATTAATAACAGTGATGGAGAAATAGAAATGGGTGTATTTTTATATTCATATGATATATAA
- a CDS encoding sensor histidine kinase has product MSIKEYLKDRITFIIINIVLFIIVSGLMKFAHVSNVIIFLVFCIWFMPFSSYIIIELIKNKVYYDEMKKVLDSLDKKYLLPEVIKKPDFIEGKLVYEILSETEKYMHECVNEYRDMQQEYREYIETWVHEIKTPIASARLIIDNNKNVITQNIESEIKRVEGYIEQVLYYSRSTDVSKDYIIKEFQLKQSVMNTVKRNSRDFINKKISIDINNVKGTVYSDIKWVEFILNQIIGNSIKYSKGKEGKIEIYSTINNNNVVLSVKDNGIGIEQKDMGRVFHKGFTGENGRKFGKSTGIGLYLCNKLCNKLGLGINITSKFGVGTIVDIIFPLGKFTSL; this is encoded by the coding sequence ATGAGTATAAAAGAGTATTTAAAAGATAGAATTACATTTATCATAATTAATATTGTATTATTTATAATAGTATCGGGACTAATGAAGTTTGCACATGTAAGTAATGTAATAATATTTTTAGTTTTTTGTATATGGTTTATGCCTTTTTCAAGCTATATAATAATAGAATTAATAAAAAATAAAGTTTATTATGATGAAATGAAAAAAGTACTTGATAGTTTAGATAAAAAATATTTATTACCTGAGGTCATAAAAAAGCCCGATTTTATTGAAGGAAAATTAGTTTATGAAATACTAAGTGAGACTGAAAAATATATGCATGAATGTGTAAATGAGTATAGAGATATGCAACAAGAGTATAGAGAATATATAGAAACATGGGTGCATGAAATAAAAACTCCTATTGCATCTGCTAGGCTTATTATAGATAATAATAAAAATGTAATTACTCAAAACATAGAAAGTGAAATTAAAAGAGTAGAAGGTTATATAGAGCAAGTATTATATTATTCCCGCAGTACTGATGTGAGTAAGGATTATATAATAAAGGAATTTCAATTAAAACAAAGTGTTATGAATACTGTAAAAAGAAATTCTAGAGATTTTATAAATAAGAAAATTTCTATAGATATTAATAATGTAAAAGGTACAGTATATAGCGATATAAAATGGGTTGAATTTATACTAAATCAGATTATAGGAAATTCAATAAAATATTCTAAGGGTAAAGAAGGAAAGATTGAAATTTATTCAACAATAAATAATAATAATGTAGTGTTAAGTGTGAAAGATAATGGAATTGGAATTGAGCAAAAGGATATGGGAAGGGTATTTCATAAAGGTTTTACTGGTGAAAATGGAAGAAAGTTTGGAAAATCTACTGGAATAGGCCTTTATTTATGTAATAAACTATGTAATAAATTAGGACTAGGAATAAACATAACTTCAAAATTTGGAGTAGGAACTATAGTTGATATTATATTTCCACTAGGAAAATTTACTTCGTTATAA
- a CDS encoding PfkB family carbohydrate kinase: MEKYIVSLGTAIMDVTGFSSNSIILGDKNSECFVKLSSGGAARNIAENMARLGLNTKLVTVIGDDAFGYKMKKDCEDAGIDLSHANIISGEESATYIALIDGNGDMQVGLTDLHIRKEYTLDFIKSEIEVFKNAEIIIITPEIPSEIITYIHKICPSVPIMADVASVDLAENVKKNFGVFHTIKANNHEVLALTGIKVADDKKLEAAADYLIEKGTSVCLFTMGSKGVFYKDKDGTVIRTSTKKIKQVTNATGAGDAFTAGYLYSLQNNKDINYSIQFAMGTALATLFYDKANNPNITPELAYNTYLKYKN, encoded by the coding sequence ATGGAAAAGTATATTGTAAGTTTAGGAACTGCAATCATGGACGTAACAGGATTTTCGTCTAATTCCATTATATTAGGTGATAAAAATTCAGAATGTTTTGTTAAATTAAGTTCTGGTGGTGCTGCACGAAATATAGCTGAGAATATGGCCAGACTTGGATTAAACACAAAGTTGGTAACAGTAATTGGTGATGATGCCTTTGGATATAAAATGAAAAAAGATTGTGAAGATGCAGGAATTGATTTATCCCATGCAAATATTATTTCAGGTGAAGAATCGGCCACTTATATAGCGTTAATTGATGGAAATGGGGATATGCAAGTGGGACTTACTGATTTACACATTCGTAAAGAATATACTCTTGATTTTATTAAGTCAGAAATAGAGGTTTTTAAAAATGCAGAAATAATAATAATTACTCCTGAAATACCTAGTGAAATAATAACATATATTCATAAAATTTGTCCTAGTGTTCCTATTATGGCAGATGTAGCATCGGTTGATTTAGCGGAAAATGTGAAAAAAAATTTTGGAGTTTTTCATACAATAAAAGCAAATAATCATGAGGTTTTAGCATTAACAGGAATCAAAGTAGCTGATGATAAAAAATTGGAAGCAGCAGCAGATTATTTAATAGAAAAGGGTACAAGTGTTTGTCTATTTACTATGGGAAGCAAAGGAGTTTTTTATAAAGATAAAGATGGAACAGTAATTAGAACATCAACTAAAAAAATTAAACAAGTTACAAATGCAACAGGTGCAGGGGATGCATTCACTGCAGGATATCTTTATTCTTTACAAAATAATAAAGATATTAATTATTCGATACAATTTGCAATGGGAACAGCTTTGGCTACTCTTTTTTATGACAAAGCTAATAATCCTAACATAACTCCTGAACTTGCTTATAATACTTATTTAAAATATAAAAATTAG
- a CDS encoding GxGYxYP domain-containing protein, whose product MKKSKINLYSLTIVLFIIIFSLIMDILSMKFNNKFNSTSSIPSSISLNSNNLYRDSYYIKNSKRPTHLYVILQDTLLSSEKTMISTLQGIVNNHCTSQIYTLSSSEPDYKIWLNDLKNNYGVSYEIISDPWQLLNIYKKYIHGYVIYNNKTKKDPSINNACSLASLNKCIAIDESIESKVKLYGITNIVGDCRNTDEAWAYNNLWNRGLNHSIVIQLSPDKSAALRDYAIMTKSLIFYEDSINNVSLRNKIFSSMRNDSICLGWGPDEFTNISTASKYGVSVVAADWSYNLSILSSFPSTKFSQEISHDIPKEKNVHYVTFIMSDGDNQQWYLGSNYSSPKWFGSSKRNMFNLGWSISPSIYYLAPTVFNLYYKNATCYSFNDYFIVPPSGNGYMYPSKFDENKLTSYLKKLNTYMKKVDQKYVAVIDDSSFYNKKLWDKFTKMNNIQGLFYLDYHRHDNYHGEIIWSNDKPIISCRDLLWSNLESEDELINKINYRVNSGDTNISTSNAYTLIYVHVWSKNVDNVQYVVDKILKNPKIRIVTPETFVKLIKTNVIH is encoded by the coding sequence ATGAAGAAATCAAAAATAAATTTATATTCTTTAACAATAGTTTTGTTCATTATAATTTTTTCACTAATAATGGATATTTTGTCAATGAAATTTAATAATAAATTTAACTCTACTTCCAGTATACCTTCTTCTATAAGTTTAAATTCTAATAACCTTTATAGAGATTCTTATTATATTAAAAATTCAAAACGTCCAACTCATCTATATGTTATCTTACAGGACACTTTATTATCTAGTGAAAAAACAATGATTTCTACACTACAAGGAATAGTTAACAATCATTGTACTTCTCAAATATACACTTTAAGTTCTTCTGAACCAGATTATAAAATATGGTTAAATGACTTAAAAAATAATTATGGTGTTTCATATGAGATAATTTCAGACCCATGGCAATTATTAAATATATATAAAAAATATATACACGGATATGTAATTTATAATAATAAGACTAAGAAAGATCCATCAATAAACAATGCTTGTTCTCTCGCTTCTTTAAATAAATGTATTGCTATTGATGAATCCATAGAATCGAAAGTAAAACTTTATGGTATAACTAACATTGTTGGTGACTGTAGAAATACTGATGAAGCTTGGGCATACAATAATTTATGGAATCGAGGTCTAAATCACTCTATAGTAATTCAACTATCTCCTGACAAATCCGCTGCTCTAAGAGACTATGCTATAATGACTAAATCTTTGATTTTTTATGAAGATAGCATAAATAATGTATCACTTAGAAACAAAATCTTTTCTTCTATGAGAAATGATTCTATTTGTTTAGGCTGGGGACCGGATGAATTTACTAATATAAGTACTGCTTCAAAATATGGTGTCAGCGTAGTCGCTGCTGATTGGTCTTACAATTTAAGTATACTTAGTTCTTTTCCTTCAACAAAGTTTTCACAGGAAATTTCACATGATATACCTAAAGAAAAAAATGTGCACTATGTAACATTTATTATGTCTGATGGCGATAATCAACAATGGTATCTTGGAAGTAATTATAGTTCTCCTAAATGGTTTGGTTCTTCTAAAAGAAATATGTTTAACTTAGGTTGGTCTATAAGTCCTTCTATATATTATTTAGCTCCTACTGTTTTTAATTTATATTACAAAAATGCTACTTGCTACTCTTTTAATGATTATTTCATAGTTCCTCCATCTGGAAACGGATATATGTACCCAAGCAAATTTGATGAAAACAAATTAACATCTTATTTAAAAAAGTTAAATACTTACATGAAGAAAGTAGACCAAAAATATGTAGCAGTCATTGATGATTCATCATTTTATAATAAAAAACTTTGGGATAAATTCACCAAAATGAATAATATACAAGGATTATTTTACCTTGATTATCATAGACATGACAATTATCATGGAGAAATCATTTGGTCTAATGACAAACCTATAATTTCTTGTAGAGATTTACTATGGTCAAATTTGGAAAGTGAAGATGAATTAATTAATAAAATTAATTATCGAGTTAATTCAGGAGACACGAATATATCAACTTCAAATGCTTATACACTTATTTATGTACATGTTTGGAGTAAAAATGTGGATAATGTTCAATATGTTGTGGATAAAATTTTAAAAAATCCTAAAATAAGAATAGTAACTCCCGAAACATTTGTTAAATTAATAAAAACAAATGTTATACACTAA
- a CDS encoding S1 family peptidase gives MIAYCDLEQKIKCICNCEYKYFLNKANVIGIGMGYKETNGFCTCQKCITTFVTNKIKSNRINSKDLIPTFYKGILTDVVEMSIPRTCSLTKRIRPVLGGYSIGVDGLKAGTTGCLVADNKHDYILTCNHVVAGNTIEKVNKVVVQPAPKFGGKVPKDAVGLVRKFVPVNVRGEFNYVDAAIVQTDRSKSSIAIAYVGPIKGTNFTKIGQKVKKVGATTELTTGIVKTKFTVIIIDFLGRQVTFKNQTTTTKMSDDGDSGSILLNDKNEALGMLMGNNSTISIYNNITDVVQSLEVHILRS, from the coding sequence ATGATAGCTTACTGTGATTTAGAGCAAAAAATTAAGTGCATTTGTAATTGCGAATACAAATATTTTCTTAATAAGGCCAATGTGATAGGAATAGGGATGGGATATAAAGAGACAAATGGATTTTGTACTTGTCAAAAATGTATTACTACATTTGTTACTAATAAAATTAAATCTAATAGAATAAATTCAAAAGATTTAATTCCTACTTTTTATAAAGGAATTTTAACTGATGTTGTGGAAATGAGTATTCCAAGAACATGTTCACTTACAAAGAGAATTCGTCCTGTACTTGGAGGGTATTCAATTGGAGTAGATGGTTTAAAAGCTGGAACAACGGGATGTTTGGTAGCAGATAATAAACATGATTATATTTTAACATGTAACCATGTTGTAGCAGGAAATACAATAGAAAAAGTAAATAAAGTCGTAGTACAACCAGCTCCGAAATTTGGAGGTAAAGTTCCTAAAGATGCAGTAGGATTAGTTAGAAAGTTTGTACCAGTAAATGTAAGGGGAGAGTTTAACTATGTAGATGCTGCAATAGTTCAAACAGATAGATCCAAGTCATCTATAGCAATTGCTTATGTTGGACCTATAAAGGGAACTAATTTTACGAAAATTGGACAAAAAGTCAAAAAAGTTGGAGCCACTACTGAATTGACTACAGGAATTGTAAAAACAAAGTTCACAGTTATTATAATAGATTTTTTAGGAAGGCAAGTCACATTTAAAAATCAAACTACAACTACTAAAATGTCTGATGATGGTGATTCAGGAAGTATATTATTAAATGATAAAAATGAGGCTTTAGGAATGCTCATGGGAAATAATTCAACTATTAGTATTTATAATAATATTACAGATGTTGTACAAAGTTTAGAAGTCCATATTCTTAGAAGCTAA